The following is a genomic window from Liolophura sinensis isolate JHLJ2023 chromosome 10, CUHK_Ljap_v2, whole genome shotgun sequence.
tgcacagaaaacacggcttatatacgtgccaggtggattcaactattcttagacgcagaattaacagccaatgaacatccagttaaataaacagagcattgaacaaggtgctttcggccaggtccgcactgtacatatataacagggcctgttatgcttataacatataacacaaaggtccgcagactaacagtacatgaagacgttaaatagtcatacataacaatatgtaCAGCTTTATGTATAACTGCAGGATAGAACTTTGTCATAACTTGTTGAAAAGgggtagaaagaaaaaaaagccgCCTTAGTGATAAGTGGTGTTGCTCATGGGTTAGAGACGCATATAGCATGTAgtcaaaagacaaaaattgGTGGtgattgttatgtatgactatttaacgttttcatgtactgttagtctgcggacctttgtgaaagcataacaggccctgttatatttgtacagcgcggaccggatagaaagcaccttgttcaatgcttcgttttTTTCAATGGCTAtcaattctgtgtttaagaatagttgaatccacctggaacgtatataagccgtgttttctgtgcagagaggaggtatttttgctgcatccactgggagccaggagagtgtgcgacgctctcgtatcgagtccattatattgatatgagctggtgatgccagtttcgttgggaggacagatttctatgcctgcaccgtttgtgtaccacagttgtactgatgtctggtttaagtgaatttctgcggaagtcacgtttattggtgttcggattattattatgattatacagtgttgactgtgtaatttgtttaacacgctgacctcatcttaccgacaaggtcgtcactgactctaaactgaagttttcagttttgcaaaggacgttcgttctgccacaaggtgacattactctacgtctctcaGCGgctttgtgagtttctgcgggagctgtgactgttctaaagtggattatacctccatgcctggatttacagtgtgttgtggtctgcgggtgtgacgtcattcaaaggcttgactgttccagttctgtgtaacctgtgtactgtgttcgcgttcgctaacctagcgaagtacctgactgggagaatttgtgacttgtgtgaattgtgtgtttatcccatggtctttacgttggatctcctggaatgcgttccttgggatgcaaaggtgaactggaaacttgtaaagaccggtaatactcatgtgtgtttttttatgttgttgttgttgaactgtctgtaaaactgtacgtctcattttatatataaagcattgtttacattgtaatattgagtcactgagtctgttttctgttgctgttttcaataccgtaacagtgATTAAGAGAGACGTAAAATGTAGGGACATCAAAGATATTCCTTTGACTTCCTATAAGTAAAATACGTTGTGCAGAATATGTATATTACAATCTCTAATAATGAAtgggaaaaaaatgataatggcatgtattctgtgtacagatgtgtattttaattttcaatGTGACACCGTTATCCGGAGGGACATATGGCAGGATGTTTTAACAGTAAACACCTTAACTGGCTGCTAAAGATCAAAAGCCTCGTTCACTGATACACATATTGTTTCAATAGGTTGATCAGCGTGGTTGATATTCTTGTAATTGTGTTTGTGTCAGAATGACAATACTTAAAAACTCAGGTTAGACTAACCCTGCCGAGAAGGCGATGCCACACACAGCCCTGCTTCTTTCGAGCGACATATTTCATCatacgtgtatttatttaatggtgGACTTGATGGACTAATGAGTGCTTGCTTCCGAAGACGTCCATGTTGCACACAAAAAAGTTAATTGACTATAACAAAGCCTCAGTGGGAGATTTTGGCTATTCGCCGCATTGGTCCATGAGTTCTTTTTATAAACTGATCAGATAGTATTGAAAGATTGGAAAAAGTGCGGCTcgtccttaaaaaaaaaacaaacatcattaGCCAATAACTTCTTACTTAAGAGGAGGAATAATCTTGTACTATCAGATATAAATGATGAATTATCCgatacaaaatatgtaaaaagtaaCTGATTCTCTCTCCACCATCCAGAAGAGTTATACCCGGGTTCTTTCCTAATCTGAAAAGATTGATACAAGAAAAGATAGGAACACTGAAAACACAAGTTAATGAAGTTGTAAAGGTTGGTCACTACCCAGTGTTAAAAAGTGGAAAGGGGGGAGGTTTTGGGCTTCGAACCAGCTAGTTTCAGTTCCAGGTGTTAGTAAGGTTTCCCGTTATATTAGTTATTAAACTTTTAGCCTTAGCTTGAAAATAGCATAAGACTCCCAAACTACTATCTAAACACATGCAGTTGTTAATCTAACAAATCCGTTGCATGAATGGAGTGAATTTCATGTCTGAATACAGGTATTACATATATGACTCCAACATAAATGACGAGTAAATGTGCAACGTGTATTACATACGAGATGTAGACGCGCATTGCCAAGTTTCGACTAACTGGAATTACCCCACTACAATAGTGTCGCTCCCTGTACCAATTCAGATTAATTGCACAAACAGGAAACGGACATTTGTCAACACATTAAAAGATGTTAAAGGGATTATTGACAAAGAGAGTTTTGAGAAAGTTGTCAAATGTGCGGTAAGATTCACGTAAACAAATAACATTGTGAACAAGACAATCGCAATTAGGTCATGAAGCATTCAAGTACCTTATATTGTGCATGTCGCAAGGCGCTGGAAGTTCTTGACACGTAAGGAAACAAGGCGGAGATGTGATTGGTCGGGGATTGATATGGCGTGACTCTTGCAATGTTTCAACATCGACATATTTTTTGTAAACCTAGAATGACCCCATGCGTTACCCCATGCAGCTCCTCCCTCCCCCACCTTACCCAGCATGTCTTTTCATAGCACAGATGTTTGAAATGCTATCACACAATTAAACCGTACAAAGGGTAGACAGAACGTCCCAAATAAAAATCTGTTTGGCAGAGATTCTTTTGTCAAGATAGTTTTGTTGACCAGCTGTATCAACTGGCCTGAAGAATACTGTTTTAGGAAGGTTTTCATCTGCCTATAATATGTTAAAAGAATTAGGCCTACAGCATAAAGAGCATAAGGCTGATGTacatttcaaatgaaatgattGTATAAAACATCTGGTACAATAACATTTGTGGGAGAAAGGCAaagaaaggcaaagaaaagattctgaaatttaataaaattcagTTAATTCCATACATGTTAGTAGtgtttcttctttttattaCTTGATGCCCCACCGAAAGACactttttattactttttcttCCAGCAAAACTAGTTTCTTACTCGCTGAAGGCTCCCCCAAAACAGCCCTACACTCTCTTCCCGTTATATTTTTAGCAGATGATATGTCACAGGATTCCCATAACTGTTTGCTATTGAGACGAATTGTTTGGTCGTTCAGCACTATCCCTCGCAGacattgtttatttcactgtcTAGATAGAGTGTCATGCTGCAGACACCAAAGCTGATACTCGAACGTCTCAAGTAAGCTGAAACCATTTTCTCTCTCTCGTCTTGACATGTTGAAGGTTTGGGTACTGGTCGTGTCATCTCCTCCAGACAGTGCGATGAACATTGTCTGTTTCCTCGGATATGAAAAATAATATCAGAAAGAATTTCAGTGAACAATCGCAGTAATATATACTGCCGTGTCTCCGGATTATGTAATAACTTAAACGTTCATAGGCTTctacttttctttatttgatttatttgacattctAAACTCGAACAATTactggaaaacaataaaatgttgagCCCATGTAGTCCGTTTACGAAtgtgtattttaacttttaatacaacACTGTTATCCGGTGGGGCATTGTGGCACGATGTTTTGATAATAAACACTTTAATTGGCTAagctaaatattaaaatcattgTTGAAAGATACACATATTATTTTAGTGGGTTGATCAGCTAGGTTGATATTCTTggaactgttgttgttttagaaCGACAATTCTTAAATAGACAAACCTCATAGAGAAGGCAATATTCACACACTGCTCTGTGTGCTGGGAGTGCCAGCTTTTATCACACATTATGTACGTGTATTTATCTGGAGGCGAATCTAAGGGACTATGaatgtgtttttctgattttgaaaACCCGAAATTTTCTTGAAGAAATTATTTGATAAACGATGTCTTCGTGGGGCATATATAGCCTCTTCAGTCCAGCGGTCCTATTGTCCATTTATAATTTAACCAATGTCATTGTAATTTTGGAAGAGGAGCTCCTTATACAGTATAAACAAACAACCTCTCTCCATAATTGCAGTCTTGAGTGGAGAATTGGGAAGCATTATAATCCTTTTCTCTGAAAGAGAATTATCTTACGACAAATATGTTGGATAGATAATACGTAATTAAACCACATCAGAAGACTGTCCAACCCAGCAAGGTTTCCATACTAAGTGGGCCATTGTATACTTTATTCAGTATACGGGTTGCCCCTCATTGATTTGGATATGTTAATCAGGTTCAGACAAGAATTTGACAAGTTTTAAGCTATTTAAACAATGACACTACCCACAGAGACTTTGCCGCAAAGAACACCTTGTTAATCAACCTTTCCTTACCATCTTGAAAGCTTTCCAGAAGAGAAAGCCACCCCTTCTCCCCTCCTGTATCCAGCACAGGGTATTATAGAACACAGGGTGGCTAAATACGTGCTAACAGGATTGTTTTGGGTGAGGGGGTTGTCTTTCTCTGTTTGTCATGTGGAGAGAAGGATATGTTTGGTGCGAAGAAGAGGCAGATTTTAGTACCCTGCTTGACGTAAGACACAACGGGAGATGCCCTACAGGGGACACACCACGTGACAGTTACACATAGCAATAAATGGCTTGAAATCACCCCATTCTCCAGTTCCACCGAAACACCTCTTACTCACAAGCACGGGGTTTCTCTTGACCTGGCCCTAGGgattttaaagttttgtaaCCTTTCCACTTTTTCCTTCCCCGACAAAATGCCTGAGCAATTTCTCACTCCATTCGTCACTCCAGACCAGAAGAGGAGCTTCCCAAAAGCCGTGACTGAGGCCTTTTTTCGGAGCTCAAAACTTAGAGCTAAAGTCAAGCAACTAAGACGGGCTTTGTCTGTCAAAAAGAAATCAGTTGACCTTTCCTGTTATTCACCTATTATTTCTAAGGTACGTAAGACTTTTTAGTTTCGAGTGAAAATTAAAGCTGAAATATGATGAATGAAGTGGTTTCATACTGACTGAAATGAAATCATAGAAAATACTTTTGGTTACCTGACAAATGCTCTCAAAACTCACAGACGATTGTGAAAATTTCTGACCGTAGAACTTGGGAGTAATTATCACCGTAGAACTGGATCTTTGAAGCCTCTTCTTCATTTTGTAATGTTAACCTACTTATACAGCCTCATTCACTCCGATTTCTGCTCCATTGCAGAGCCCATTGCTGCAAGATCATTACGCTTGAAAACGCTGTTAGTATGTATAACGAAACGTCGCATGTATAGTATAAATAAAGCtagatatacagtgtaatattgATTTCTGTTTCTCAACATGTCATTgttaaatgtcaataaaatcAATCAGGATAAAGACGTCTGCAAGTACACGTATGCCTTAAGGTGAAAGTGTTATACCTGCCTAACTGGTATTTCATTCATTATCAATTACTTTTTCTAATCAAGTATTTATCCCAGGTTTCGCTATGTtagtcatattttatgtttttttttacttttagagCGGAgattgccatggtagttattaTCTGCAAGCATCCACACTTGCCTTAACACAATCAACTTCCGGTCAGAGAGAGTCATCAGCGGAAACTGTAAACCGTCTTGAAAGTGCGATGAAATCGCTGTCAACCACTGATCTGACTGTAACCTTTGACAAAGTGGCAGTCGACGCGGACATTTACACGCAGAAGTATAACAAGTTGCAGGGGATAAACTTGAGAAAGCAATGCCATTCCTTTCAGCATGACAGTACCGCCACATGTGTTGTTGAGCTCTTCCCAGACGAAAACATCTGTGAAGACATAAGTTCCAAACAGGTGATACAACCAGCTGGTGACTTACCATATTCTAAATCCTAACGTTTTTTGTTGCActaatatcacaaaaatattcctcaaccatACATAGCACCAAAAACAAAAGAGGTTGAGGCAATCGACAATGTTACCTTGTAACATAGGTTAAAACTGGGTGAGATGATTTATAAAGTTAGGATTAGAAGGTCTGCTGAACTGCgccgtataagggaaatattcttgatttcgacgaaaaacatcaatcaaagaaataagtgaTTATCGATAATATGTTTGCTTGGTAACCTCTACCGTTTTTATTACAGACATCGAATGTTAAGGAAATCCTTGCCGAACCCGCTCTATCGAAGCCTGCTGTCCGTCCATCTGCTACACTGAAAAGGGATCTCTATTCAGATGTCACAAAGTTTAAGCATCTAGACAGCCACGCAATACAGGTGTGTATTTAAATCGTCACATTCCAGTTAAAATCCCCATGTACATAAGCTGTACCTGGTTTTCAAATGCTGCTCTTCGACAGCAAATAATGCATTTTTTCAGGCCaaaattgtttcaaatttttgaacaaGTTTTCAGGCCTCAGTGTATTGCTCGATAGAGAAACTGTCTCGACCCTATATACGTACCTAAAGGTTACGATGACTTTAGGGTGATGGGATTTGTCTATGTAACCAAtcacttttaagtaattttttaaaaataacatatcTGCAGGTGGCCAGGCATCACTACACTGACAGCAGCAAGCTGGTGAGAGACTTGACGGAAAATTGCAAAACTGAACTAGACAAAGCAAGGTATGTTTTGAAATCGTGTAATACATGTTTTTGCTCCATATACCATTGCACATATTGTGCTTTAATATTGGCATTGGGCTTACGTGAGGGCATAATGACATCCGGTGAATGAACTTTTCCTATATGTTGTGTCTTTTACAAAAGACTACAGATTGGCGAGtaaaacaacagcagcaacGATAGTGTGACCGTTGATAGATAGCTTTTCTCAGAAAATTTTCACTGATTGGAAAATGTAGTCTcattattttgtctttcagaGTTCTCTTCAAATGGATGATTGCCATGGAGCAGAAAAATGCAAGTAAAAAACCACAGGGTGGTCCAAACGTCATCGGACATGGAGGGGTTCAATGTCAGATACTTTTCAACAATCTCTGCAGGTGAGAAGAGTCACTGAGACTTTTTATTtgttgagaaaaacaaaatgcaggaTTTAATACAACttctaaaaacaacaacaagtaaACGCAGTATTTTACTGATGTCTGATAGTTTTAAAACGTCTGAAATAACAAGTGGGGCATTTCATTACATCAGCTCTTTCCATGCATTACCTGAAAAGTTGTGTTTGACAAATGGTTTCTTATTCTTTCAGACAAGCAGGAATGCATTCAGAAATCATCGTGGGATACTCAAAAGGGGCCGGTCATAAACCCGGCATGCCCCTTGATCACAAGTCACACAGGAATTCCTGGAACGCTGTTGCTGTTGACGGTACGTGGAGGTTCGTCAATTGCACGTGGGCCGCTCGTCACATGACAGGAAGTGAAAAGAGTTCATCTCGGCTTCTACACAAATATGACGAGTTCTATTTTCTCACTGACCCCGAGGAACACATTTATCAGCATTTTCCTGATGACCCAAAGTGGCAGCTTCTCGATAAGACACTGAGTTTTGAGGAATTCACCAACTTGCCGTCTGTGAAGTCACCATATTTCAAGCATGGCCTGCAGTTTTCTTATGTCACACCCTCCCTACTGAAAACGGAAAATAATTCCGTTGAAATAAACCTAGATGCATTAGAACATTTGAAATTCGAATCACGACTGGAAATGTGCGAGTCACCGCTTGAACAGGTTACAAACCATGTGCTTCAGCGCCGTGTTGGGAGTCAGATTATTTTGACAGTTGTGCCACCACAGCCGGGATCTTACTACCTGTCCGTGTACGCCGGGGATAGCTGCACATCTGATGTGTTGGAGTGTGTCTTCTGCCTTCGTATTCTGCACGCTCCAGTTTGTGTGTATGCGGAGTCACCTAAATCTATTACTTACCCACCCGTGTCAACACTGGGATCAACTTCACTGATGTCCACACTGGGTGTGTCCACAAACTCACACCACGACCCTCTAGTCAATATGGTTAACAACACCATTCGAATTGACTTTAACGTCAGGGACGATATAAAGTTCACGCATACGCTTCAGTTCTATGACAGTGATAGCGACTCCCTCTTGGACATTGACAGGTACGCCTTTCCTACAATCAGGACACACTCTGAGCTGTCGTACTCCGTGGCTTGTCCCAGAAAAGGCTCTTACATCTTTAGTCTGTACGGAGCCACCAGAGACTCCAACACGTATGACTGTCTATTCCAATACCTACTCGTGTGCTCTTCAGATAACCTCAGTTATTTGAGCTTCCCCAAATCTTACAACAGTTGGCGTGACAGCTCATTGTTATCCCCTTTGCACGGAGAACTTGTACAGGACACGGAATACACATTCGGCGTGAGTGTGAAGAAAGCTTTAAAGGTCTTCGTTGTAATCGGTTTGGAGAAATATCCATTACAGAAGGTGGAGGACAGCGAGTGGTTTGGAAAAGTTTTAACAGGAGATGCTTCGCCCATTGCCACTGTCATAGCCGAATATATGTCTGAGACTGGAAATCCCTTTTTCACACGACTGTTGGAATATGATATCCTCTAAAATCAAAGCTCAGCAAACACATTCCTTTGAGACATGCAAAGTTTTTGATTCACAGACAAGGTCTTGTATGAGAACCATAAGGAAATTAATTTGCTCCTCAGTGCTTGATTACGTGTGTCAGCGGAATTAGAATGGGATGTCATTTACACTGAACCGTAacgtttttatttaaatgctcAAGTACTTTTGCTGTTacttacattatatttataacGAAGCTATGCTTACATTCATAGTgttgtttaataaataattttttgctcgcagatacatttgttttttctcttttgtctgCAAGGTGGAACACATTGGTTTGTCAGTTATTAAATGCATTTGATACAAGgatgttttacgctttacttgagagtatacatacatttgtcatcCGCGTCTAAATAGTAATTGAATTACAAACTATTCCCTCTTGAACCGTACAATTTTCcgtacatatgtacatctttATGTATAAGTGCAGGATAGAACTTTGTCAGAACTTGTTGAAAAGGGgtagaaagagaaaaaaaagccGCCCTAGTGATAAATGGTGTTGCTCATGGGTTAGAGACGCATATAGCATGTAgtcaaaagacaaaaattgGTGGTGATTAAGAGAGACGTAAAATGTAGGGACATCAAAGATATTCCTTTGACTTCCTATAAGTAAAATACGTTGTACAGAATGTGTATATTACAATCTCTAACAATGAAtgggaaaaaaatgataatggcatgtattctgtgtacagatgtgtattttaattttcaatGTGACACGGTTATCCGGTGG
Proteins encoded in this region:
- the LOC135476923 gene encoding kyphoscoliosis peptidase-like, whose translation is MPEQFLTPFVTPDQKRSFPKAVTEAFFRSSKLRAKVKQLRRALSVKKKSVDLSCYSPIISKSGDCHGSYYLQASTLALTQSTSGQRESSAETVNRLESAMKSLSTTDLTVTFDKVAVDADIYTQKYNKLQGINLRKQCHSFQHDSTATCVVELFPDENICEDISSKQTSNVKEILAEPALSKPAVRPSATLKRDLYSDVTKFKHLDSHAIQVARHHYTDSSKLVRDLTENCKTELDKARVLFKWMIAMEQKNASKKPQGGPNVIGHGGVQCQILFNNLCRQAGMHSEIIVGYSKGAGHKPGMPLDHKSHRNSWNAVAVDGTWRFVNCTWAARHMTGSEKSSSRLLHKYDEFYFLTDPEEHIYQHFPDDPKWQLLDKTLSFEEFTNLPSVKSPYFKHGLQFSYVTPSLLKTENNSVEINLDALEHLKFESRLEMCESPLEQVTNHVLQRRVGSQIILTVVPPQPGSYYLSVYAGDSCTSDVLECVFCLRILHAPVCVYAESPKSITYPPVSTLGSTSLMSTLGVSTNSHHDPLVNMVNNTIRIDFNVRDDIKFTHTLQFYDSDSDSLLDIDRYAFPTIRTHSELSYSVACPRKGSYIFSLYGATRDSNTYDCLFQYLLVCSSDNLSYLSFPKSYNSWRDSSLLSPLHGELVQDTEYTFGVSVKKALKVFVVIGLEKYPLQKVEDSEWFGKVLTGDASPIATVIAEYMSETGNPFFTRLLEYDIL